DNA from Cytophagia bacterium CHB2:
ACGGTTACTTCGGCCACGAGGATATGATTGCAGATGAAGAGCTACACGAGTTTTTCACCGAGCTGCTCCGCAACGCGGATATCGAACTCTTTGGGCGAAAAACATATCAACTGATGTTTCCGTACTGGCATACCGTTGCGGAAAATCAGTCGGAGACAAAAACGACAAATGAGTTCGCGCGGACGATTGATGCAATCAACAAGGTCGTTTTTTCCAAGACGCTCAAAAGCGTTGAAATGAAGAACACGACACTCTCCCGCGCAAACATTGAAGAAGAGCTTCTGAAATTGAAAGGTCAGCCGGGTAAAGATATTTCCATTGGCGGCTTGAGTATCGCCTCGCATTTAACTCAACTCGGCATGATTGACGAGTATCACTTTGTGGTTCACCCGGTTGTTGCGGGAAAGGGGCCCCGCCTGTTTGAGGCTGATGGTCTCAAAGAGCGCCTTCGGTTGAAACTCGTCGGGTCGAAAAAATTCAGTTCCGGAGCTATTGCGCTTCATTACAAAAAAACGGCGCCGTGAACGAGGGATTACTTATGAAGTTCGCAAGTATCGTGCAAGTTGCTGTGCTTCTGCTCTCAATGGGGTGCAGCCGGAACGATTGGTCCATTTCGGAAGCCTCGGCACAGCATGACCGTCCTCTAACCGTGAAACAGGAAAGTACCATGCAGGCAACGAAACCTTTCGACACCGAGATTTTGCTCACACAGACGTTTGCCGCTTCCCGCGAAACGATTTTTGCCGCTATCACAAAAGCCGAGCACGTTCGCGCGTGGATGAGGCCAGCAGCCATGACGCTCGTGAGTTGCGAGTTCGACCTTCGCGTCGGCGGGCGTCTCCGTTATGTGTTCGAGCGCCCGAACGGGCGTAAGATCGAAGTGCGTGGCATATTCGAGGCTGTTGATCCGCCACATCGATTCGCTTACACGGAAACCTATGACTTTTCGCCGCTCAAGGTACTGGTGATGACATCTCTGGAAGAAGCGGACGAAAAGACCATCTTCAAGCAGACGCTCCGCTACTCCTCGCAACAGGAGCGCGATGAAGATTTCCCTGGAGTAGCCACCAGCTCGAAAGAGGCCTATGCCAAATTGGATCGCTATCTGGCGCAGCTCGGACAATGAAGCTTCGGATCGTGCGCCTTATTTTTCTGTCATCTAATTTTAAAAAGGGAAATCGCTATGACCAAAGAGCTTTGGATCAACCTGCCGGTGAAAGACGTGAATAAATCAAGAGAGTTTTTCACCAAGCTTGGATTTACTTTGAATCCGCATTATGGCAACAGCGCTGAATCGGCGAGCTTCCTCGTCGGCACAAAAAATATTGTCGTCATGCTTTTTGCGGAATCCGCTTTCAAAGGCTTTACACGCAATGAAATTGCCGATACCCAAAAAGGCACCGAAGTCCTACTTTCAATCGACGCAGAGAGCAGAGCGGAAGTCGATGAATTGGCCAAGAAGGCGGCAAAGGCAGGTGGTACGGTTTTCGGCGAGCCTGACGAACATCAGGGCTGGATGTACGGCTGCGGTTTCACCGATTTGGATGGCCATCGCTGGAATGTGTTGCACATGGACATGAGCAAGATGCCGAAGGGATGATGAAGAAGAACGTTGATATGTTCTTCAAAAAAATGGGAGTTCGTATGAACCCACAACCACTCATTTGTGTGCATGATGTTGAATCGAGCAGTCGCTGGTATCAGCGCCTGCTTGGTTGCCAGAGCGCGCATGGCGGCGCCGAGTATGAACGGCTGGTTTCGCAGGGCAAGCTGGTCTTGCAACTGCACCACTGGGACGTGGAGCATCATCATGGCCCCATCGGAAATCCCGATCTGAAGCCCTACGGCAACGGCGT
Protein-coding regions in this window:
- a CDS encoding VOC family protein gives rise to the protein MNPQPLICVHDVESSSRWYQRLLGCQSAHGGAEYERLVSQGKLVLQLHHWDVEHHHGPIGNPDLKPYGNGVLLWFEIDDFDAAVARAEEMNAEIVMTRHRNPPDGNGGPNHWELWLLDLDGYTVVLASPDGSADGNWKP
- a CDS encoding extradiol dioxygenase; protein product: MTKELWINLPVKDVNKSREFFTKLGFTLNPHYGNSAESASFLVGTKNIVVMLFAESAFKGFTRNEIADTQKGTEVLLSIDAESRAEVDELAKKAAKAGGTVFGEPDEHQGWMYGCGFTDLDGHRWNVLHMDMSKMPKG
- a CDS encoding dihydrofolate reductase — protein: MRNTVFAINMTVDGYFGHEDMIADEELHEFFTELLRNADIELFGRKTYQLMFPYWHTVAENQSETKTTNEFARTIDAINKVVFSKTLKSVEMKNTTLSRANIEEELLKLKGQPGKDISIGGLSIASHLTQLGMIDEYHFVVHPVVAGKGPRLFEADGLKERLRLKLVGSKKFSSGAIALHYKKTAP